In Pristiophorus japonicus isolate sPriJap1 chromosome 3, sPriJap1.hap1, whole genome shotgun sequence, the sequence ttctgccttcctgtttttgcaaccaaagtggataacctcacttattactatccttaatttcttttgctaGCCATGgtcgggccacttttccttttgtgtttttgcaccagaaaggaatgtataactgttgcatttcatgcattcgttccttaaatgttagctattgcctatccaccatcatgccttttaatgaatcttctcaatctatcatagccaattcattcctcataccttcgtagtttcctgtgTTTAGATTTAGGATActtgttttggattggactacttcactttctatcttaataaagaattctatcatgttatggtcactcttccctgaaggaccgcgcgcaacaagactattaattaatGTCATCTCATTGCAGAATattcaatctaggatagcctgttccctcatAGActgctcaacatactggtctaaaaaaccatcttgtacagACATATTTAATAGACTATGAACTAACCTGGGAGAAATaaactttaaatttaaaaaaaacactcaccagctactcacctttGTGCCGATGTCATTTTGGCTTTTTTACTCTGACGTCACTATTTCAAATTCAGCCTGTGTTGAGTTGCtcagcactcgctctcgctctcgctctggtcCGCCTCAGCCCCAATCATTTACCagctgtcctgtgatgtcactgCTGGATTTTTCTCCTCtctgctcctccaatgctgctgctGATTAGGTTTACGCTGGTCTCTCCTCTGCTGATCAAATCTTGCCCCTCCTCAGATGCTGCTGCTGATTAGGTCCACACTGGTCTCTCCTCTGCTGATCAAATCTTGTCCCTCCTCCAATGCTGCTGCTGATTAGGTCTACACTGGTCTCTCCTCTGCTGTTTAAATCTTGTCCCTCCTCCAATGCTGCTGCTGATTAGGTCTACACTGGTCTCTCCTCTGCTGTTTAAATCTTGTCCCTCCTCCAATGCTGCTGCTGATTAGAATTTAACTCACAAAACTAACATTAACCAGTTCAGAATGTATTAGCATTTACACTATCAACCTCCAATGAGGATCTGCATGAGCTATTGAGTGAATGAATTAATTCTTGACAATTATGAAAGAGGAAgtcagacatagacatagaaacatagaaaataggtgcaggagtaggccattcggcccttctagcctgcaccgccattcaatgagttcatggctgaacatgcaacttcagtaccccattccagacaATAAAGTCTACATAATAGGATCCCAATTAACATTCATTTAGGAGGCTATCACCTGAGACGGGATGCGGGGGGAGTATAGTCAGGATGTTCTGGGGTCTTTGTGGGCCCGAGCAGAGGCGGGTTAGTTGGCTGCACAGTTCAGAGGATGGATAGCTGCTTCTGCTGCAATGGAAATGGTGACactggccatcagatgctgcatcatggttggatccACAAGTGTGCGAACAGAGTTTGCCACCACTTCCATgccggaaaggatgggctccaaactctgctcaaagccctgtgccaagctgGTGAAGACCCCTCCATGCTCCGTGACATTgactgcaggctttctggcaggcctgccaatgcaccaagccttCATTGTGCAAACCCGTCAGCGTTCCtctgtaggctgccccatcgaACTCCGTATCTGAGTCCTCGGCAACGAAACCTGTCTGTGCCCtcgccctccggtgagctggcacctgtgctatccttgcCACCTGCCCTGGCTGCAACCCAcacgtgcccggtgtctcaccacgtgcagatcccgcctctaatctatcctctaacatagcagtgtcagtgtctgagccggtggctgtgagtgtgaaatcaagtgacggtcactctcttcttgctgttcctccactgcctgggcagaTTGCAACACTtgtgtatctgaaaggaaaaaggcacaagaATAAGTTGTGGTGCAAGGAAGTGAGGGGAAAGTAAGAGGtacgtgcttacaccatctgcagcttgtaaatcagcttGTGGGATGAGAGGAAAATGGGATGGTTTTAGCCCTGTCGCTGGCCACTTGTTCAACTTTGGGCATCTCAATaaaggccagcaccatctcctccacggGTGTGAGGACATGTAGACGCGCCTGTCCCCTCCAGTTAGCACCTGCTGCATTTGGTTGTATGCCACCTTgtccagtgagagagagggaagcgtgTCAGTGACTTTCGTGCAAactgtttggctgatgtggctgtcatggttgaatagctggctgagtgtgcaagctgtgagatgtcggAGTTCAGTGTGTGAGGGCGAAGTGAAGCTACAGATGTGAGGTATGAGGCCTGTTGGTTgttgtagagattgttggtaggtgagcgatggggatgtggtgaattgagcagtgggtgTGGCTCGTGTTGCAGTTGGGAAgacatggcatttgaagatgcattcactgaccttgaccactcgtgtgaggtcattgaacttcttgcagcactgtatccaggtcctcggggcttgactccGGGCACTGACCACCACGGCTATCTACTTCCACTTCCTTTTGaccgtgtgtctggagggcctccggcCCCACTGTGGATACAGAACATCtcgcctcctttccacctcctccaacaAGACCTCCAGTTCTCCATCCGACAAACTTGGTGCCCGCTAGCTCCCCTGTTGTGTGGTTAGCACTAGTTGGATACACAGATCAttcaaatgagcaggcagcacaaagttgactTGCTGCCTGCATTGCAATTAACAGCCACAGGTTAATCGCACTTCATGATCCCTGCATCCatcttttatgaatgggaaatcgtgtttgacaaatctgttttgagttttttgaagatgtaacttgcaggatggataaggggaaaaccagtgggtgtagtgtatttggattttcaaaaaacattcgataaggtgtcacacaagaggttattacacaaaattacgtctcatggtattgggggtaatatattagcatggattgaaactggttaatggacagaaaacagagagtaggaataaacaagaatGTTTAAgtttggcaggctgtgactagagggatacctcaaggttcagtgcttgggcctcagctacttacaatctatattaatgacttcgatgaagggacggtGTAAAAcgtatccaactttgctgatgatacaaagttaggtgggaaagcaagctgagaggagcacacaaagaggctgcagagagataaagGCCCCTATTTtctacttgctggatttttggtgccCACACATGTTAATGTATGATTTTTTTCTGTGCGTTTGCGGCAGAGAAAAAAAATTGGGACTTTcgtcaaagaaatatttgaatttggtgcaACGCTCTCCGAAGTTAGTTTGGGGCGGAGCTACAAGTCTAcggtaaaaactctctgggcatgcgcgaaaagctgaagttgccaggacaACCAGAGACGCTGATGCAAGCTGAAACCCACTCccctgaaaggactgctccccaccggcGGGACCCGCTGCAATCTCCGGCCGAATGGCCCTCCGGCTcctgaacttcaactcgcagggtgaCCGGGGGTGCCATTCAGtccgggattgtagtgggtccagccggtgaggaacagtcctttcagggagattgtagtgggtccagccggtggggaacagtctTTTCGGggagattgtagtgggtccagccggtggggaacagtcctttcggccggggattgtactgggtccagccggtggggaacagtcctttcaggggattgtagtgggtccagccggtgaggaacagtcctttcgggggattgtagtgggtccagccggtggggaacagtcctttcaggggattgtagtgggtccagccagtgaggaacagtcctttcaggggattgtactgggtccagccggtggggaacagtcctttcggggggattgtactgggtccagccggtgaggaacagtcctttcaggggattgtagtgggtccagccggtggggaacagtcctttcaggggattgtagtgggtccagccggtggggaacagtcctttcgggagattgtagtgggtccagccggtgagggAAGTGTCCTTTcggggggattgtagtgggtccagccggtgaggaacagtcctttcgggggattgtagtgggtccagccggtggtgAACAGTCCTTTCGggagattgtagtgggtccagccggtgaggaacagtcctttcgggagattgtagtgggtccagccagtggggaacagtcctttcggccGGGGATTGTAGCGGGAGGAGCAGTCCTTTTGACCGGAAATGTTCTTCCCTTGCTCGAAAAAGTGTTCCCCGTGAAAAAAAGATAATTTGTTTTCACACAATTGAAAaattgaaagatataaaattcttacggagcttgacagggttaatgctgggggGTTAATGCTGGGTAAATGTTTTCCCTGTCTGGGGAAtttagaacacagggtcacagtcacagaataagggataggcaatttaggactgagatgaggagaaatgtcttcactcaaaggggtgTGAACCttggcaattctctaccccagagagctgtggatgctcagtcgttgagtatattcaagacagaggccgATAAAATTTTGGGAAtaaagggaattaaaggatatggggatagtgcgggaaggtggaattgaggtacatcagtcatgatctcattgaatggcggagcaggctcgaagggccaaatggcctcctcctgctctgatTTTGAATGTTCTTATGTCTTCGGGGCTGTCCAATTTAGCCCCCCGCCCCTCCGCCCTCCCACACACAGGTGTCTGTGCAGCCCCTCCAATACCTTAAAACTAGTTTCCAGCATTGCACAGACCTGGGACAATACCTCCACAGAAAAGCTGAACCCTTCCAGGGGCTGCTTTTCCAATAGGTCTAAATATGATGTGAGGCGTCTGCAGCCTCTCCCAATGTTAGATTCTTCCATTGTCCCATTCCTCTGGATCTTCCCAACCATTCCTCCCTCACCTTTCTCTAATAGCACTGTGGCTACAGCTAGCAGTGTAAGGGCCATGTTTCACTCCACAATCAACAGCTGTTTAGTTTACTGCCTGTGTTAAAGGCTGGTCTGAATGTTCCTTACAGAGCTGGTACAGTTCACCATCACAAAGTGTGGATTATGAGTGACACTTACTGTCAGCATTAGCACAGATCAATGACACAAATAAAATTGTAGTTGTAGTATCTTTTTATTGGTTATTTTAACACTCAATCTCTGATATTACAGCAAATTAACATTTCTCATTGGGAAATCTGTATCTGCAACTATAAAGCTTTATTATTTGTCATCATTTTAACTTATTTTTATATCCCTTAGCCGTGGTGGAAATTAACCGCTTCCATTGAAGAGGCAGGAAATCAGGGAGCTGCGGGCGGCtcgttacagggagagagagaacataatCTTTCTTCAGGCGTGATACCGACCATCCCGTTTTAACAATGTCAGTGACTGAGGCTCCTTGTCAGCAGTGGGATGAATAAAATTAAGCCCACATTATTCTGAAGGAGCACTGGCACTCATCCTGTCCCCCACCAAAAAATAATTCATCTCTTATTCGGGACTCTGATGCTGTCCCGCCAGGTTTTATTGAGCAAAGGGCCCGCGGTTGTTGCTTCACCCGACAGGCTGTTGTTCCCCATCCATTGAAGAGGCTGCAAATCAGGGAGCTGCGGGCGGCtcgttacacagagagagagagaaattaatcTTTCTTCAGGCATGATACCGGCCATCCCGTGTAGCAGGGAAATTGCACAATCCGGGTGAAATCGGCCGAACCAGtgtaaaagatcgcagaaactcgagCATAAGTTCTGTCAAGCATCAACCGAGATTTCCGTGATCTTTAACCCTGGTTTAAAAAGCTTTCTGCCCGAAGCTGgcgccgcccacaaaactggccacacccccagataGAAATAACGAGGATGGTGAGTTTCCGCCCATTGCGTCCATTTGCAACCTTTCGAGGAGCGTTTTCAAATTGAGCTGGTTTTCTGAGGTGCCCAGGCACTAGTAGGCACAATTTAATAGGTTTTACATcttaaaaatatttaaattattaaAAGTCTGACTAGTGTACAACAATAAAACTTATAACTGGTTCAGTATAGATTTTAAAGCCATTTACATCACCTGAAATCAGGTAAAGCACAGCTGAAAGACTGactaaaaatatttaattttgcAGGTTacatccattttcagctgtatcaaTAAAGCTGCACCAATTGCCATTCTTAAATATATCAAtgaatatttttaatgcaaaaaataACTGATTATATTCTGTTACACTGACTGACTGCACTGGTTcttggaagattttacgtttgtaaTTAAGCAAATGCATTTAGTGGAAACTTAAACTGTAAGCTAACCAGCGTAACTTCAAGTGCAatttgcacccaaagcagaaactctacccgctGTGTTTAGTTTTAGCTGGGAGAGTCGTCGTTGATTTAGATAGAAAGGCGTAATTCACAAAGAGCACTTAGATATTCTTCATTGTCACAATCAAACTCCAAGGCCTTTTCAAAGCACTCAATAGCTTCACACTTCTCCCCATCCAGCTGGTGCAGTAACCCAAGAACACCAAAGGCCTTGCTGTCTCTGGGATTCCTGTCAATTTGTtttgttgcaatctttctcaagtTTTCGCGACACAATTGCCATTCCACTGTGTCACGTTGGATTTTAAGTCCTTCCAGAAAATAGCTGATGGCATTTGATTCAGATCTTTTGTGATGCAGTTCATATAACCCAAACTGCGCATATACTGCCTGCTTATTATCAGGATGAAAATCATCTAATTTCAGTAGAttactgtaaatctcctctgctttgAGATATTCTCCATTTAATGAACAGATTTCTGCAAAATCCAGTTGTGCACAAATAAATGTTAATGGGCGGGGctcaaatgccttttcaaaatggtacTTGCATAGTTTGATCAACTCAGCTTTCTGTTGAAAAGCAGCATTGCGAGGGTCTTTGCTGCCTGGATATTTGATCAGTTGAAATAGTTTTTTTCTGTAACACAGACCTATTTGGTGGTGTATGAAGGTTGAGTTTGGGCTAATTTCTAATGCTTTCTTCAATAGCTCCACAGCTTTTTCCACATCTCCTTCTCTTCTGTAAAATTTTGCTGCGTAACGAGTTACATATGGAAGATCAGGGGACTTCTGCAATGCTTGTTCAACTAATTTCAGTGCTTCCTCCTTTTGATTGAACTCTTGTAGTTTTAGAGCCAACATCACCATGGCTACAGAGTCATCTGGATCAAGTTCCAGCACACGTTGTAACCGCTTCACTGATTGGctgcggtcaccactctctggggtactAGAAAACCCTTCCAGACGGAACAGAGCAGTCGCATAGCCAACGTTCCATTCAGTGTCATCAGGATCTTCCTCCAGAGCCTTCTCAAAACATTCCTTTGCCTCTTCATAATATTTCCTGGAAGATTTCAACagtgaccaacccttctccccgtatacttcaggtatcagtgctgtataccgagagccatcagtaaattgtttacagatcatctccagcttgtcgaggtaggactgggcctctgtcagttggcccatgtgataatatacccaggcatagtttccataggtgatgatgcttcttctttcaaattcatgttcatggttctccctcagaatcttttcagCTTCCTTTAAGTTTTGAATTGCCTCTTCACAGTTGCCTTGCAGACAGTTTACAAAAGCGAGGTGGTTGTAAGACCTGGCCTGATATTTCACACCAGCCTGTATTGAATCTTGCAATCTATACTTCATGTCGTCCAAGTCAATGTTTTCTTTCTGTGGGCCCCATGTGAAGTGACATTGAAGCCAATCGAGACTCACTTTCAACAAATCCTTCTGTGTGTTGCTGCAAGAGAACAAAATTCATCAAA encodes:
- the LOC139259569 gene encoding interferon-induced protein with tetratricopeptide repeats 5-like; translated protein: MSNTQKDLLKVSLDWLQCHFTWGPQKENIDLDDMKYRLQDSIQAGVKYQARSYNHLAFVNCLQGNCEEAIQNLKEAEKILRENHEHEFERRSIITYGNYAWVYYHMGQLTEAQSYLDKLEMICKQFTDGSRYTALIPEVYGEKGWSLLKSSRKYYEEAKECFEKALEEDPDDTEWNVGYATALFRLEGFSSTPESGDRSQSVKRLQRVLELDPDDSVAMVMLALKLQEFNQKEEALKLVEQALQKSPDLPYVTRYAAKFYRREGDVEKAVELLKKALEISPNSTFIHHQIGLCYRKKLFQLIKYPGSKDPRNAAFQQKAELIKLCKYHFEKAFEPRPLTFICAQLDFAEICSLNGEYLKAEEIYSNLLKLDDFHPDNKQAVYAQFGLYELHHKRSESNAISYFLEGLKIQRDTVEWQLCRENLRKIATKQIDRNPRDSKAFGVLGLLHQLDGEKCEAIECFEKALEFDCDNEEYLSALCELRLSI